From Rhodobium gokarnense, a single genomic window includes:
- a CDS encoding KpsF/GutQ family sugar-phosphate isomerase — protein sequence MAKLAIVGGGPLSVIDHSDVELIESAGRTVHNEIQGLMALQKALGNGLSEPFVDAVRLISGIPGRVIVTGIGKSGHIGSKIAATFASTGTPAFFVHPSEASHGDLGMVTAGDAIIAISWSGETREMASIIAYSRRFRVPLIALTSSAKSTLGRAADIVLALPKAAEACPHGLAPTTSTILQLSVGDAMAIALLEARGFTPQDFGIFHPGGRLGASLQFVRDIMHTGDRVPLTPLDTPMTEAIVLITQKGFGSLGIVDEAGRLAGIITDGDLRRHLASDLLSKRVDEVMTRSPKTVKPDLLVASALEMLESSSISALFVVEDERAVGIIHLHDLLRAGVA from the coding sequence ATGGCGAAGCTTGCAATCGTCGGCGGTGGCCCCTTGAGCGTGATCGACCATAGTGACGTAGAGCTTATCGAGTCGGCAGGTCGCACGGTCCATAACGAAATCCAGGGTTTGATGGCGCTGCAGAAGGCGCTCGGCAACGGATTATCGGAGCCCTTCGTCGACGCTGTGCGCCTGATCAGCGGCATTCCCGGCCGCGTCATCGTCACCGGCATCGGCAAGAGCGGCCATATCGGCTCCAAGATCGCCGCCACCTTCGCCTCCACCGGCACCCCGGCCTTCTTCGTCCATCCGAGCGAGGCCAGCCACGGCGACCTCGGCATGGTCACCGCTGGCGATGCCATTATCGCCATTTCCTGGTCCGGCGAGACCCGCGAGATGGCCAGCATCATCGCCTATTCGCGCCGCTTCCGCGTGCCGCTGATCGCGCTGACCTCGAGCGCCAAGAGCACGCTCGGCCGCGCCGCCGACATCGTCCTTGCCCTGCCGAAGGCGGCCGAGGCCTGCCCGCACGGCCTTGCCCCGACCACCTCGACCATCCTGCAGCTCTCCGTCGGCGACGCCATGGCCATCGCCCTCCTGGAGGCGCGCGGCTTCACGCCGCAGGATTTCGGCATCTTCCATCCGGGCGGGCGCCTCGGCGCATCGCTGCAATTCGTCCGCGACATCATGCACACCGGCGACCGGGTGCCGCTGACGCCGCTCGACACGCCGATGACCGAGGCCATCGTCCTGATCACCCAGAAGGGCTTCGGCTCGCTCGGCATCGTCGACGAGGCCGGAAGGCTGGCGGGCATCATCACCGACGGTGACTTGCGCCGCCACCTCGCCTCTGATCTTCTGTCCAAGCGCGTCGACGAGGTCATGACCCGCTCGCCGAAGACGGTGAAGCCGGACCTGCTCGTCGCCTCGGCCCTGGAGATGCTTGAATCCTCCAGCATTTCGGCCCTGTTCGTCGTCGAGGACGAGCGCGCCGTCGGCATCATCCACCTGCACGACCTCCTGCGCGCCGGCGTCGCCTGA
- a CDS encoding outer membrane beta-barrel protein, protein MRGCLTALAVVLAAGVGPAHGQTATGDVQLRGSAPTDGGFSDDEDALLGASDDETADGAATATPADGTRTPPRPRSAEDARRERLGGRPEAVRAVQPVQPGPRNADGTLMERVDTTVTAEAPEDNFDDDKDAYEPLGIRAGSFIVKPQVETTGGGSTNVDQDHNGKSGAFYRIRPSLDVQSDWSRHSLNVNLNGEYTGYIDSATEDTPTFDGQATGRIDVRDGTRLELEAGYQLEQEEAESAERKKGTDRADIHTLTGAAAIVQDVRRFQVRLRGAVERQSYDSNDGGTGRDYTLTEISLRTGYKVSPALMPYVEGSLFQRQLDDERDADGYRRSSDGYSLRGGVAIDMASKLTGDLAAGWRREEPRDGRLKALEGPTVDGTLTWSPSRLTTIALTGSTTLDTTTLTGSAGSVEYKGVLTGTRSLRRNVKLVGALGLAYRDYESSPVTEWRRTADASVEWSFNRNVAAVARYGYEDLDSSERGNDYRAHSIEAGVILRH, encoded by the coding sequence ATGCGCGGTTGCCTGACGGCCCTTGCGGTCGTCCTTGCCGCTGGCGTCGGTCCGGCCCATGGCCAGACCGCGACCGGCGATGTGCAGCTTCGCGGCAGCGCGCCGACCGATGGCGGCTTCAGCGACGACGAAGACGCACTGCTCGGCGCCTCGGATGACGAAACGGCGGATGGCGCTGCAACGGCGACGCCCGCCGATGGCACGCGCACGCCGCCGCGGCCGCGCTCCGCGGAGGACGCCCGCCGGGAAAGGCTCGGCGGCCGCCCGGAGGCTGTGCGGGCCGTGCAGCCGGTGCAGCCCGGGCCGCGCAATGCCGACGGCACCCTCATGGAGCGGGTCGACACGACGGTGACGGCCGAGGCGCCGGAGGACAATTTCGACGACGACAAGGACGCCTATGAGCCGCTCGGCATCCGCGCCGGCTCCTTCATCGTCAAGCCGCAGGTGGAGACGACCGGCGGCGGCTCGACCAATGTCGACCAGGACCACAACGGCAAGTCCGGCGCCTTCTATCGCATCCGCCCGTCGCTGGACGTGCAGTCCGACTGGTCGCGGCATTCGCTGAACGTCAACCTCAACGGCGAGTACACGGGCTATATCGACAGCGCCACCGAGGATACGCCGACCTTCGACGGCCAGGCGACGGGCCGGATCGACGTGCGTGACGGCACGCGGCTGGAGCTGGAGGCGGGCTACCAGCTCGAACAGGAAGAGGCCGAAAGCGCGGAACGCAAGAAGGGCACCGACCGTGCCGACATCCACACGCTGACCGGGGCGGCCGCCATCGTCCAGGACGTGCGCCGCTTCCAGGTCCGCCTGCGCGGTGCCGTTGAACGCCAGTCCTACGATTCCAACGACGGCGGCACCGGGCGCGACTACACCCTGACGGAGATTTCGCTGCGGACCGGCTACAAGGTCTCGCCGGCCCTGATGCCCTATGTGGAGGGCTCGCTGTTCCAGCGCCAGCTCGACGACGAGCGCGACGCCGACGGGTACCGGCGCTCCAGCGACGGCTATTCCCTGCGCGGCGGCGTCGCCATCGACATGGCCTCCAAGCTGACCGGCGATCTCGCCGCCGGCTGGCGCCGCGAGGAGCCGCGCGACGGGCGGCTGAAGGCGCTGGAAGGTCCGACCGTCGACGGCACGCTGACCTGGTCGCCGAGCCGGCTGACGACGATCGCGCTGACCGGCTCGACCACGCTCGACACCACGACGCTGACCGGCTCGGCCGGCTCGGTCGAATACAAGGGCGTTCTCACCGGGACCCGGTCGCTGCGCCGCAACGTCAAGCTGGTTGGCGCGCTCGGACTTGCCTACCGCGACTACGAATCGAGCCCCGTCACCGAATGGCGGCGCACGGCCGATGCCAGCGTCGAATGGTCGTTCAACCGCAACGTCGCGGCCGTCGCGCGCTACGGCTACGAGGACCTCGATTCCAGCGAGCGCGGCAACGACTACCGCGCACACAGCATCGAGGCCGGCGTGATCCTCAGGCACTGA
- a CDS encoding lytic murein transglycosylase yields MTGISPRITAGSLRGAAFLVGFWAAVVIFVLAASVGAKADARFDRWVKDFWPTAKAAGVSWNTYRQAFAGVDPDPDILKKASRQPEFVTPIWDYLGSAASERRVENGREKLVEWRSWLDRIEAKYGVDRHVVVAIWGMESSYGEVLNNPKIVKNVIRSLSTLAYAGGKRRRFGESQLVAALKILERGDVDPRHMTGSWAGAMGHTQFIPTTFEAYAVDMDGDGRRNIWTSIPDALGSTAAYLNRSGWVSGKTWGYEVDLPRGFNFALADGRGKRSIAEWQALGVTRVLGRTFPRPDDEAYLLMPAGARGPAFLMLKNFRVIKRYNNADAYALAVGHLADKLMGAGPLAASWPREEKPLTRSQTRELQALLNRLGYPAGTPDGKLGPKTRAAIRGYQKRIGMPPDGYANTRLLSNLKDG; encoded by the coding sequence TTGACCGGTATTTCTCCCCGCATCACGGCAGGCTCCCTGCGCGGTGCCGCATTCCTTGTCGGCTTCTGGGCCGCCGTCGTCATCTTCGTCCTTGCCGCCTCCGTCGGGGCCAAGGCCGATGCCCGTTTCGATCGCTGGGTCAAGGACTTCTGGCCGACCGCCAAGGCGGCGGGCGTTTCCTGGAACACCTATCGCCAGGCCTTTGCCGGCGTCGACCCCGACCCGGATATCCTGAAGAAGGCGTCGCGGCAGCCGGAGTTCGTCACCCCGATCTGGGACTATCTGGGCTCGGCCGCGTCCGAGCGCCGGGTGGAGAACGGCCGCGAGAAGCTCGTCGAATGGCGGTCCTGGCTCGACCGGATCGAGGCCAAATACGGCGTCGACCGCCACGTCGTCGTCGCCATCTGGGGCATGGAATCCTCCTATGGCGAGGTGCTGAACAACCCCAAGATCGTCAAGAACGTGATCCGCTCGCTGTCGACGCTCGCCTATGCCGGCGGCAAGCGGCGCCGATTCGGCGAAAGCCAGCTCGTCGCGGCCTTGAAGATCCTGGAACGCGGCGACGTCGATCCGCGCCACATGACCGGCTCCTGGGCCGGCGCCATGGGCCATACCCAGTTCATCCCGACGACGTTCGAGGCCTATGCGGTCGATATGGATGGCGACGGGCGGCGCAACATCTGGACCTCGATCCCCGATGCCCTCGGCTCCACGGCGGCCTACCTCAACCGCTCCGGCTGGGTCAGCGGCAAGACCTGGGGCTACGAGGTGGACCTGCCGCGCGGCTTCAACTTCGCGCTCGCCGACGGCCGCGGCAAGCGGTCGATCGCCGAATGGCAGGCGCTGGGCGTCACCCGTGTGCTCGGCCGGACGTTTCCCCGGCCGGACGACGAGGCCTATCTCCTGATGCCCGCCGGCGCGCGCGGCCCGGCGTTCCTGATGCTGAAGAATTTCCGGGTCATCAAGCGCTACAACAATGCCGACGCCTATGCGCTGGCCGTCGGCCACCTTGCCGACAAGCTGATGGGGGCAGGGCCGCTGGCGGCGTCCTGGCCGCGCGAGGAAAAGCCGCTGACGCGCTCGCAGACCCGCGAGCTGCAGGCACTCCTCAACCGGCTCGGCTATCCGGCCGGCACGCCGGACGGCAAGCTCGGGCCGAAGACCCGGGCGGCGATCCGCGGTTACCAGAAGCGTATCGGCATGCCGCCGGACGGCTATGCCAACACCCGCCTCCTCAGCAATCTCAAGGACGGTTGA
- a CDS encoding NfeD family protein, translated as MGLIETVINFLGPWNWWVLGLVLLAVEILIPGTFFLWFGVSAIIVGSISLFITWGWQAQVIVFMALAVVALIASRLLLRRTREPEPAETTFLNRRGARLIGRTFTLTEPIVEGSGRLKIDDSVWRVSGPDLAAGTRVTIVDADGALLRVGPAEVADTA; from the coding sequence ATGGGCCTCATCGAGACGGTCATCAACTTCCTCGGGCCGTGGAACTGGTGGGTTCTCGGCCTGGTGCTGCTCGCCGTGGAGATCCTGATCCCCGGAACGTTCTTCCTGTGGTTCGGCGTTTCGGCGATCATCGTCGGCTCGATCTCGCTGTTCATCACCTGGGGCTGGCAGGCGCAGGTCATCGTCTTCATGGCGCTGGCCGTCGTCGCGCTGATCGCAAGCCGGCTGCTCCTGCGCCGGACGCGCGAGCCGGAGCCGGCCGAGACGACGTTCCTCAACCGCCGCGGCGCGCGGCTGATCGGGCGGACCTTCACGCTGACCGAGCCGATCGTGGAAGGCTCCGGCCGCCTCAAGATCGACGACAGCGTCTGGCGGGTGTCGGGTCCCGACCTTGCCGCCGGCACCCGGGTGACCATCGTCGATGCGGACGGCGCGCTGTTGCGGGTCGGGCCGGCAGAGGTCGCCGATACGGCGTAA
- a CDS encoding motility protein A has translation MDLATIIGIVAGTAVVVTAIFLGGNISQFIDIASILIVFGGGMAATLIRFPLAGVASAFITGAKVAFTHKKIEPRTMIEEITELADVARKQGPLGLENVEVSDATLAKGVQYIADGYEPNFIRESMERERDLYLDRLEEGQRIFKALGDSAPAFGMIGTLVGLVQMLATMDDPSTIGPSMAIALLTTLYGALLANLVCIPIYEKLGAKANVEDVNQTLIIDGVMQIRESKSPALIREMLIAYLPEKNRGDLIEAAAA, from the coding sequence ATGGATCTGGCAACAATCATCGGTATTGTCGCGGGTACGGCCGTAGTCGTCACCGCGATTTTCCTCGGCGGCAACATCAGCCAGTTCATCGACATCGCGTCGATCCTGATCGTCTTCGGCGGCGGCATGGCAGCAACCCTGATCCGGTTTCCGCTGGCCGGTGTCGCCTCGGCCTTCATCACCGGCGCCAAGGTCGCCTTCACCCACAAGAAGATCGAGCCGCGCACGATGATCGAGGAGATCACGGAGCTCGCCGACGTCGCCCGCAAGCAGGGCCCGCTCGGGCTTGAGAACGTGGAAGTCTCCGATGCCACCCTGGCCAAGGGCGTGCAGTACATCGCCGACGGCTACGAGCCGAATTTCATTCGCGAATCCATGGAGCGTGAGCGCGATCTCTATCTCGACCGGCTCGAAGAGGGCCAGCGCATCTTCAAGGCGCTCGGCGACAGTGCGCCGGCCTTCGGCATGATCGGCACGCTCGTCGGCCTCGTCCAGATGCTGGCGACCATGGACGATCCCTCGACCATCGGCCCATCCATGGCGATCGCGCTCCTCACCACCCTCTACGGCGCCCTGCTGGCCAACCTCGTCTGCATCCCGATCTACGAGAAGCTCGGCGCCAAGGCCAATGTGGAGGACGTCAACCAGACCCTCATCATCGACGGCGTCATGCAGATCCGGGAATCCAAGAGCCCGGCGCTGATCCGCGAGATGCTGATCGCCTACCTGCCGGAGAAGAATCGCGGCGACCTGATCGAAGCGGCCGCGGCGTAG
- a CDS encoding flagellar motor protein MotB has translation MAKKKKCPPAGAPEWLVTFADLMSLLVCFFVLIISFSIQDKEKLQVVAGSMRDAFGIKVESRHQGMIEIEGVPVREYVRRVAPMPTKTDSEVESTRHDGRTKQGPENNTYDVEITDVERTRQFATAAASLRQAWQDMPDIAELSKNIIIEENEEGLNIMLVDQDGRSMFPEGSKFPYESTRQLLERMAEVVRAMPNRIRVTGHTTSGRAFNNPNYSGWDLSADRANATRRILNQFGVRSDQIFSVVGKADTEPLFPNDPFLAANRRISILLMKEEPPLPPDYKP, from the coding sequence ATGGCCAAGAAGAAGAAGTGCCCTCCCGCCGGCGCGCCGGAATGGCTGGTGACCTTCGCCGACCTGATGTCGCTGCTGGTCTGCTTCTTCGTGCTCATCATCTCCTTTTCGATCCAGGACAAGGAGAAGCTGCAGGTGGTCGCCGGCTCCATGCGCGACGCCTTCGGCATCAAGGTGGAGTCCCGCCACCAGGGCATGATCGAGATCGAGGGCGTGCCGGTGCGCGAATATGTGCGCCGCGTCGCGCCGATGCCGACAAAGACGGATTCCGAGGTCGAATCCACCCGCCACGACGGCCGCACCAAGCAGGGCCCGGAGAACAACACCTACGACGTCGAGATCACCGACGTCGAGCGCACGCGCCAGTTCGCGACCGCCGCCGCCTCGCTGCGCCAGGCCTGGCAGGACATGCCGGACATCGCAGAGCTGTCAAAGAACATCATCATCGAGGAGAACGAGGAAGGCCTCAACATCATGCTGGTCGACCAGGACGGCCGCTCGATGTTCCCCGAAGGCTCCAAGTTCCCGTATGAATCGACCCGGCAACTGCTGGAGCGGATGGCCGAAGTGGTCCGCGCCATGCCGAACCGCATCCGCGTCACCGGCCACACCACCTCCGGGCGGGCCTTCAACAATCCCAACTATTCCGGCTGGGACCTCTCCGCCGACCGGGCCAACGCCACGAGGCGCATCCTCAACCAGTTCGGCGTGCGCAGCGACCAGATCTTCTCCGTCGTCGGCAAGGCCGACACCGAGCCGCTGTTTCCCAACGACCCGTTCCTCGCCGCCAACCGGCGCATCTCGATCCTGTTGATGAAAGAGGAACCGCCGCTGCCGCCGGACTACAAGCCGTAG